One Caretta caretta isolate rCarCar2 chromosome 8, rCarCar1.hap1, whole genome shotgun sequence DNA window includes the following coding sequences:
- the EBNA1BP2 gene encoding putative rRNA-processing protein EBP2 isoform X2, with amino-acid sequence METESHKREFDPEAELSRPRRRRPELKMADYENQSLSESESEESVITDKELQAAFSRGALKPGLNVVLEGHKKTLNNVDGLKQCLCEFKQQLAWVERLDVTLGQAPNVMSPTSYHTPDKATVDPEDDFQREMSFYRQAQAAVLKALPWLHHQKVPTRRPDDYFAEMAKSDQQMQKIRHKLKSKQAAMEKSEKAKQLRALRKYGKKVQTEVLQKRQKEKATVLNAIKKYQKGLSDKLDFLDGEQPPPHQGKKEGDGGQRIKKGPNAKRRYKNQKFGFGGKKKSSKWNTRESHNDVSSFRASVAHNKGPGKAGKKGSNKRPGKKMRQKMKSRT; translated from the exons ATGGAGACCGAGTCCCACAAGCGAGAGTTTGACCCGGAAGCGGAACTGAGTAGGCCTCGGCGGCGGAGGCCGGAA TTAAAGATGGCAGACTATGAAAATCAGTCGTTGTCAGAGTCCGAGTCAGAAGAATCGGTCATCACTGACAAAGAG ctccaggcagcatttTCCAGGGGTGCCCTGAAGCCAGGGCTGAATGTTGTGCTTGAGGGGCACAAGAAGACTCTTAACAATGTG GATGGCTTGAAGCAATGTTTGTGTGAATTCAAGCAGCAGCTCGCCTGGGTGGAAAGGCTGGATGTGACCTTGGGTCAGGCACCAAACGTCATGAGTCCAACCTCATATCACACACCTGACAAAGCCACCGTCGACCCTGAGGATGACTTCCAGCGAGAGATGAGCTT TTACCGTCAGGCCCAGGCAGCGGTGCTGAAGGCCCTTCCTTGGCTACATCACCAAAAAGTCCCCACAAGGAGGCCAGATGATTACTTTGCAGAGATGGCCAAATCTGACCAACAGATGCAGAAG ATTCGACACAAGCTCAAGAGTAAACAGGCAGCAATGGAGAAGTCTGAGAAAGCAAAACAGCTTCGTGCATTGAGAAAATATGGCAAAAAG GTACAAACAGAGGTTCTGCAGAAGAGGCAAAAGGAAAAAGCAACTGTGCTGAATGCAATCAAGAAATACCAGAAAG GTCTCTCTGACAAGCTGGATTTCCTGGATGGGGAGCAGCCACCACCACATcaagggaagaaggaaggagaTGGTGGTCAACGAATAAAGAAAGG ACCAAACGCAAAGCGACGTTACAAGAATCAGAAGTTTGGCTTTGGTGGGAAGAAGAAAAGCTCAAAATGGAACACACGGGAGAGTCACAATGACGTATCCAGCTTCCGGGCTAGCGTGGCCCACAACAAGGGCCCTGGGAAAGCAGGGAAAAAAGGTTCCAAT AAGAGACCGGGCAAAAAGATGAGGCAGAAAATGAAGAGTCGAACCTGA
- the EBNA1BP2 gene encoding putative rRNA-processing protein EBP2 isoform X1, whose amino-acid sequence MADYENQSLSESESEESVITDKELQAAFSRGALKPGLNVVLEGHKKTLNNVDGLKQCLCEFKQQLAWVERLDVTLGQAPNVMSPTSYHTPDKATVDPEDDFQREMSFYRQAQAAVLKALPWLHHQKVPTRRPDDYFAEMAKSDQQMQKIRHKLKSKQAAMEKSEKAKQLRALRKYGKKVQTEVLQKRQKEKATVLNAIKKYQKGLSDKLDFLDGEQPPPHQGKKEGDGGQRIKKGPNAKRRYKNQKFGFGGKKKSSKWNTRESHNDVSSFRASVAHNKGPGKAGKKGSNKRPGKKMRQKMKSRT is encoded by the exons ATGGCAGACTATGAAAATCAGTCGTTGTCAGAGTCCGAGTCAGAAGAATCGGTCATCACTGACAAAGAG ctccaggcagcatttTCCAGGGGTGCCCTGAAGCCAGGGCTGAATGTTGTGCTTGAGGGGCACAAGAAGACTCTTAACAATGTG GATGGCTTGAAGCAATGTTTGTGTGAATTCAAGCAGCAGCTCGCCTGGGTGGAAAGGCTGGATGTGACCTTGGGTCAGGCACCAAACGTCATGAGTCCAACCTCATATCACACACCTGACAAAGCCACCGTCGACCCTGAGGATGACTTCCAGCGAGAGATGAGCTT TTACCGTCAGGCCCAGGCAGCGGTGCTGAAGGCCCTTCCTTGGCTACATCACCAAAAAGTCCCCACAAGGAGGCCAGATGATTACTTTGCAGAGATGGCCAAATCTGACCAACAGATGCAGAAG ATTCGACACAAGCTCAAGAGTAAACAGGCAGCAATGGAGAAGTCTGAGAAAGCAAAACAGCTTCGTGCATTGAGAAAATATGGCAAAAAG GTACAAACAGAGGTTCTGCAGAAGAGGCAAAAGGAAAAAGCAACTGTGCTGAATGCAATCAAGAAATACCAGAAAG GTCTCTCTGACAAGCTGGATTTCCTGGATGGGGAGCAGCCACCACCACATcaagggaagaaggaaggagaTGGTGGTCAACGAATAAAGAAAGG ACCAAACGCAAAGCGACGTTACAAGAATCAGAAGTTTGGCTTTGGTGGGAAGAAGAAAAGCTCAAAATGGAACACACGGGAGAGTCACAATGACGTATCCAGCTTCCGGGCTAGCGTGGCCCACAACAAGGGCCCTGGGAAAGCAGGGAAAAAAGGTTCCAAT AAGAGACCGGGCAAAAAGATGAGGCAGAAAATGAAGAGTCGAACCTGA